DNA from Mucilaginibacter mallensis:
AATTGAATGTTGTTTTATTTACTGATGGTATCCCCATTTCGATCCCACTATCAGAGCCGGGATGCATCGCATCGCTCAGTTTGCTGGATGGTGTAAAAGAGATAGATGGCAGTTCCTCCGATCTCTCAGGTTTTGGTACCGACTTGTCAAAGTGGGTCAACCTTTCCTGCGTTAGCTATGATGGCCAGATCTCAATATTTGTGAATAATAAATTGGCTTATAAATATAAGGTGGTCGATAGAAAGATCAGCATATTAGGGGTCGAATTTCTGTTTCACGGTACCGGTGATGTTAGACATTTGGAATTATCATCCAATAACAAAGTGATTTTCCAGGGATTTTGATATATATGATATTTAGCCTTAACGGTAAACTGTACCTGTTTGCACTTCGCTATATTTTCCAGATATATTTAATTTCCATTGACCGGAAAGGAAATTGAAGGCTGAAGTCAAACCGCAACTATTGTGGGGCCGGGTTTTGTTTTAAAAATAGGTGAATTATATTTTTTCATCGGCATCACTGTTAAATTTTCAACTTACAAGACATCCAACGTATCAATTACATTTTGAGTGGAAAGTATAGCCGCGAACTCCTCATTAAGTTGTGCAAGCGCTGTTCTATGCATCATCTCGCCATCATAATATTCTCCATGAATTCCCTTTTTTCCAAAAGTTGCTGTGGCGTCAGATACTAAATAGGTTTCATAACCGTAATTACCGGCCATTCTAGTTGTTGTTGAAACGCAATGGTCGGTGGTTAGTCCAACGATAACCAGTGTGTTTAAGCCTTTTTTGTCGAGCTGTTCTTTTAAATCGGTTCCAATAAATGAACTATTTACAGATTTTTGAATTATTATTTCACCCGGCATTGGCTTCACAATTTCTTTAAAAAAATGCCCGGGGCTATTTAAGCCATGTTTGGCATCCGGATTCTTCGAAATATGCTGTATATGGAACAAGGGTAAACCGTGTGCTCTCCAGTAATCCAGTAACCTTTTTGCATTTTCCTCAGCTTCAGTATTGTTTCTTGTGCCGCCCCAATATTCCTCATCATCAAAAGCTTGTTGAATGTCAATCAAAATCAATGTGGGGGTGTCTTCTTTTTTTAAGCTCATTTTGAGTTTCTTAAGTTGAACAAATTCATTACAAATTAGAATTAAAAAATTTAAAGATTTACTGCAAAATATATAAATGACAAAACAATGTGCGTGCATCGTGCTCACATGGTTTTGTCACCCATAAAATTTTAATCTACTGCCCCCTACCTGAAGCTGAATAATTAATAGGCACCCAAATATAACCTTTGCCATCAGCAC
Protein-coding regions in this window:
- a CDS encoding cysteine hydrolase family protein, with protein sequence MSLKKEDTPTLILIDIQQAFDDEEYWGGTRNNTEAEENAKRLLDYWRAHGLPLFHIQHISKNPDAKHGLNSPGHFFKEIVKPMPGEIIIQKSVNSSFIGTDLKEQLDKKGLNTLVIVGLTTDHCVSTTTRMAGNYGYETYLVSDATATFGKKGIHGEYYDGEMMHRTALAQLNEEFAAILSTQNVIDTLDVL